The Rhodothermus marinus DSM 4252 DNA segment CGTCGCTGGGCGCACGCGAACTGCAGCAACTGGTGCGGCAGGCCGTCGAGGAAGCCCAGCAACCGCTGTTGGCTCGGATCGAAGCGCTGGAGCGCCAGCTCAGGGCGTTGCCTGCATCCAGTGAAACGGTCACTCCAGAAAAAACGGCATCCCATGATTCCTGAAAATCTCTTTTACCTCAGGCTTGTTACCCTTGTCATCGGCATTTCGGCCCTGACGGTGTGGGCGATCGTCCGCTATCTGGCCCGGCGTCGTCCGGTGACGGAGGGGCCGGCGCTCACGAAGGGGGAGCTGGAACAGCTCATCGAAACGGCCGTGCGACGGGCCATGGCACCGCTGGAAGCCCGGTTGGAGCGTCTGGAGCGTCAGCTAGCGCCTCCGTCCGAAGCGTCCCGACCGCCATTCCGCCGGGAGGCCGAACAACCGGAGCAGCCCGGCTGATTTCTGCAGTGCATGATGGGCAGCGCTCCTTGTGCCGGATACAATTCGGCAGATACGACAGGGCGGACACAGCGGTCCGCCCTTATGTGGTGGGGAGGTGGCACCGTAGTGTGCGCCCGCGCTTTCAGCCCGGGAGGAGGCGTGGTCATGGGATTTCGCGCATACGCACCATGCGGCCGGGAACGCATGATGCGTCCGTTCCGGCGTCGCTGATTGCATGGAGGGCACGTATTTGCAAAGAAAGGCCGCCGGCAAGTGACCGGCGGCCTTTCCTGTCCGTGCGGTTATTGTCCGGACAGATTAGCTGGCGGCTTCCGCCTCAGCCACTTCTTTTTCCTTCCGGGCTTCGGCCCGCAGATGTGCCTGAGCGGCCGCCAGACGGGCAATCGGCACACGGAAGGGCGAGCACGAGACGTAGTCGAGCCCGACCTCGTAGCAGAAGGCCACCGAAGCCGGATCGCCGCCGTGCTCCCCGCAGATGCCCACCTTCAGCGAAGGCCGAGTGGCCCGGCCGCGCTCGGTGCCCATCCGCACCAGTTGCCCGACGCCTTCCTGGTCAAGCGTCTGGAACGGATCATCTTTCAGGATCTTGTTTTCGATGTAGTAGGGCAGGAACTTGCCGGCATCGTCGCGGCTGTAGCCAAAGGTGAGCTGCGTCAGGTCGTTCGTGCCGAACGAGAAGAACTCGGCCACCTCGGCGATCTGGTCGGCCAGCAGCGCCGCACGGGGCACTTCGATCATCGTGCCGACCAGGTAATCGACGCGGTCGCCTTTCTCCTGGAAGACCTTTTCGGCCGTCTCTTCGATCACCCGACGCTGATGCTCGATCTCCTCGCGGGTGCCCACCAGCGGCACCATGATCTCCGGATGCACCTCGACGCCTTCCTGCTTCAACTCGACGGCCGCCTCCAGGATGGCCCGCGTCTGCATCTCGGTAATCTCCGGATAGGTGATGCCCAGACGGCAGCCGCGATGGCCGAGCATCGGGTTGAATTCTTTCAGCGCTTCGACCTTGGCCCGCACAGTTTCGACCGGGATGTTCAGGGCACGGGCCAGCTCTTCCTGCTCCTTCTCGTCGTGCGGCAGGAACTCGTGCAACGGCGGGTCCAGCAACCGGATCGTGACCGGCTTGCCGGCCATTTCGCGGAAGATGCCCCGGAAGTCCTCCTTCTGGTAGGGCAGGAGCTTGGCCAGCGCCGCCTTCCGCTCCTCGAGCGTCGAGGCCAGGATCATCTCCCGCATGGCCAGGATCCGGTCGCCCTCGAAGAACATGTGCTCGGTGCGGCACAGCCCGATGCCCTCGGCGCCGAACTCCACGGACTTGCGGGCGTCCTGCGGCGTGTCGGCGTTCGTGCGGACGCCCAGCGTCCGGAATTCATCGACCCACTCCATGAAGCGGGCAAAGTCGCCCGAGAGCGAGGGCTCGACCAGCTCCTCCTTACCGAGAATGACCTCACCCGTCGAGCCGTTGATTGAGATCCAGTCGCCCTCCTTGACGACCACGTCGCCCGCGCGGAAGGTCTTCGTCTTGTAGTCGATCACGATGTCGCCGCAGCCGGCCACGCAGGGCTTGCCCCAGCCGCGGGCCACGACGGCCGCGTGCGAGGTCATGCCCCCGCGCGAGGTCAGGATGCCCTCGGCCGCGTGCATACCGCCCACGTCCTCGGGGCTGGTCTCCACGCGCACCAGGATCACGCGCTTGCCCTGCGCCTTCCAGGCCTCGGCATCCTCGGCCGTGAAGACCACCTGACCGACGGCCGCACCCGGCGAGGCCGGCAGGCCACGTCCAATCACGCGGTCCTTGTAGGCCGTCTCGTCCTTGAAGCGCGGATGCAGGAGCTGGTCCAGGTGCGCCGGCTCGACCAGATCGCGCACGGCCGTCTTCTTGTCCACCAGCCCTTCGTCGACCATATCCACGGCGATCTTGACGGCCGCCACGCCCGTCCGCTTCCCGTTGCGGGTCTGCAGGATGAAGAGCTTGCCTTCCTGAACGGTGAACTCGATATCCTGCATGTTCTTGTAGTGCCGCTCGAGCAGTTCGGCCAGGCGCAGCAGCTCCTCGTACACCTCCGGCATGATCTGCTTCAGCTCGGAGATGCTCTTAGGCGTGCGAATGCCGGCCACCACGTCTTCGCCCTGGGCGTTGATCAGGAACTCGCCGTAGAGTTCTTTTTCGCCGGTGGCCGGGTTGCGCGTGAAGCACACGCCCGTGCCGCTGCGCTCGCCCATGTTGCCGAAGACCATTGCCTGCACGTTGACAGCCGTGCCGAGCAGCCCGCGAATCTTGTGAATCTGGCGATATTTGACGGCCCGCTCGCTGTTCCACGACTTGAACACCGCGTTGATGGCCTTGTAGAGCTGCTCGTAGGGGTCTTCGGGGAAGAGCGAGCCGGTGTGCTGGCGATAGACCTCTTTGTAGCGGCGCACCAGCTCCTTCAGCGCTTCCGCATCGAGTTCGGTGTCTTCTTTGACGCCTTTTTCCTTCTTGAGCGCATCGAGCACCTCCTCGAAGTAGTCGTGCTTGACGCCCATCACCACGTCGCCGAACATGTCGATGAAGCGGCGATAGGCGTCGTAGGCGAAGCGCTCGTTGTTGGTGCGCCGGGCCAGCCCTTCGACGACCTGGTCGTTGATGCCCAGGTTCAGCACCGTGTCCATCATACCGGGCATCGAAATGGCCGCACCACTACGCACCGAGACCAGCAGCGGGTTTTCCGGGTCGCCGAAGCGCGCGCCCATGAGCTGTTCGATGTGCCGGATGCCCTCGCGCACCTGCTCTTCGAGGCCTTCCGGCCACCTGTCACCGTGCTCGTGGTAGTAGGCGCAAGCTTCCGTGGTGATCGTGAAGCCCGGTGGTACCGGCAGGCCGATCGCGCTCATTTCGGCCAGGTTGGCCCCTTTGCCACCCAGCAGATCGCGCATGTCCTTGTTGCCTTCGGCCTGTCCGCCGCCGAAGCGGTACACGTACTTTTTCGCGTTCATGGGACCCCCTTGGAAAGCGTTTTCGTGAAACAGATATTGAAAAGAACCCGATGCCTTTCGGCAACTTTTTGCCATAAGATAGACTTCTATCGCCCGTTGTCAACCGGGCCGTGCAAAATGGACAGGTTTGTCAACAATCGAGGCATAAGCTGTTAAAATTTTGTTTTTACTTCACGAACAGGAGTCTTTACTCCTGAAAAGAATGGGTGAAGCGTAATTTTTAAAACGATTAAATTCCTGCAAACAAACGGAAAAGCCATGCAAGGAGTTGAAAAACTACCACAGGTTTTTGGCGAGCCGGCGCGGCCGCGCACGGAGGTGCGCATGAACACGGTGGGGCTGCCCCGGCCGGTGGTCGAGCAGTTGCTCCCGCATCTGGACGCCTTCCAGGCTTCGCTCTGGGTGCTCTATCACCAGTATCACAAGCATCACTGGTTGGTCGAAGGGGAAACCTACACGGAGCTGCACCGCTTCTTCCAGGAGTGCTACGAACAGGTGCACGAGAGCCTGGACCGCATTGCCGAGCGGATCACGTTGCTGGGCGGCGTGCCTACCTGTCATCCGGAGGAGCTGATCAAGCGGTCGTTTCTGACGCACGAGCCGGAAGGCGTCTATGCGGTGGAGGCCATGTTGCAGCACGACCTGCGGGCCGAACGCGAGCTGTGCATTCAGCTTCGGGGTAGCATTGCGCTGGCGCTGGAATTGAACGAGCACGGCACGCGTCGCCTGCTGGAAGACGTGCTGCAGGCGGCCGAGGCGCGGGCCACGCAACTGGCGCACTTCCTGGGAGATCACGCCGCAACCGAGTAAGCCGCATGAGTCATCATCAGGACCTTGTAGCCGACGCGCAGGCCATCTTCCGGGCGGCCGTGCGCGGCGCACAGGCCGACGTTTTGCTGACGCAGACGCCCTGGACCACCTGGGCCCCGAAGCCGCTGGACCAGTACCGACGCGTGGTGGTGGCCGGTATGGGCAAGGCGGCCCTGGCCATGGCCGGCATGGTCGAGCAGCAACTGGGCGAGCGGATCGCCGAAGGCGCGGTGGTGGTCCCGCATGGCCACACGCAGACGCCTCCGCCACATTGTCCGCCACCCCGACGCATCGAGGTGCTGGAGGCCGGACATCCTGTGCCGGACGAGCACAGCGTGCAGGCGGCCCGACGCATGCTGGCGCTGGCCGAAGATTGTGCGGAGGACGATCTGCTGCTGGTGCTCATCTCCGGCGGCGGTTCGTCGCTGTGTGCGGACTTCGAGCCGCCGGTAACGCTGGCCGACGCGCAGCAGACCTTCCGGCTCCTGCTCGAAAGCGGCGCCGACATCCATCAGATCAACACGGTGCGGAAGCACTTGTCGCGCATCGGCGGCGGGCGTCTGGCCCGGGCGGCCGCCCCGGCCGACGTGCTGGCGCTGGTCATCTCCGACGTGGTGGGCGACGATCTGTCGGTCATCGCCAGCGGGCCGACCGTGCCGGACCCCACCACGTTTGCCGAAGCGATCGCCGTACTGCGACGCTACGACCTGTGGCATCGTGTGCCCGAGTCGGTGCGCGTGCGCCTGGAAGCAGGTGTTACCGATCCGTCGCTCGAGACGCCCAAGCCGGCCGATCCGCGTTTTGCCCGGGTCGTGACGCGGCTGATCGGCACGAACCGGCGGGCGCTCGAGGCGGCCGCCGACGAAGCCCGCCAGCGCGGCTACTCGGTGCGCATCGTCACGGATCGGCTGACTGGCGAGGCGCGCGAAGTGGCGCCCCGACTGGTGACGGCCCTGCGCGACGTGCGCGACGATCGGCCGGTGTGCCTGCTCTGGGGCGGTGAAACCACCGTCATGGTGCGGGGCAGCGGCCGGGGCGGCCGCAACCAGGAGCTGGCGCTGGCCGCCGCGCTCGCCATGGAGGGCTGGAACGCGGAGGCCGTGCTGCTCAGCGGCGGGACCGACGGCCGCGACGGCCCCACCGATGCCGCCGGCGCCTGGGCCACGCCCGACACCGCGCCCCGGGCGCGCGCCTGCGGCATGGACCCCCGGGCTTACCTCGACAACAACGACGCCTACACTTTTTTCGAGGCGCTCGAGCAGCTGCTGTTTACCGGCCCCACGCACACGAACGTGATGGACGTGCAGGTGGGGCTGCGGCGGTAAACTGAAGGCTCGCGCTCAAGGAACGACGGAGGTGGCCCGACGGCGGGCGAGCAGATCGTCGGGAGCCAGGATGTGCACCTCGGGGATGCCGCGGTCCAGTGCCTGAAACGCCACCTCCAGCTTGACGCGCATGCCGCCGCCGATCCATCCGTCGCGCAATCCGGCCTCGAAGGTGGCCCGGTCGCAGTGGGGCAGAAGACTGGAGGGGTCGTCCGGGTTGCGGTGTACGCCACCGGTTTCGGTCACGAGCAGGAACGCGCGGGCCTGGAGCGCCTCGGCCAGCGCGCAGGCCACCGTGTCGGCGTTCACGTTGTAGAGCTGGCCTTCGTCGTCAATGCCGAGCGGTGCCACCACGGGCACGTAGCCACCTTCCAGCAGATGGCGCAGCAGGGCCGGTTCGACGCGCGCCACGTCGCCGACGAAGCCGAAGTCCACCGTTTCGCCTTCGATCGTCCAGGGCGGGCGGCGACGCACGCGTAGCGTGCCGCCGTCGGCGGCCGCCAGTCCAACGGCCGGGAGGCCATGCTGCAGGGCGGCGGCCACCAGGCGCAGGTTCAGCTCGCCGCGCAGCGCCCACTGGAGAATCTGCAGGTCCAGTTCGGTAGTCACGCGGCGGCCCTGTACGATGCGGGGCTGATGACCGAGCCGACGGGCCAGCGCCGTGGCCTGCGGACCGCCGCCGTGCACGACCACGACGGGCGCCTCTCTGCGCAGGTCGGCCACGCCTTTCCAGAAGGCGTCGAGCGCTTCGGGCGCTTCGAGCAGGGCGCCGCCGATTTTGACCACGATCGGGCGAATACTCATGGGTCGAAGGGAGGCAGATGCCACACGTACTCCAGGATGGCTTTCTGGGCGTAGAGTCGGAAGGCGGCCTGTTTCAGGTGAATGGCCTGCGGGCTGTCGAGCACGGCGTCGTCCACTACCACGTTGCGGCGGACGGGCAGGCAGTGCATGAAAGCGGCCTGGCGCGTGCGGGCCATCAGCTCGGGCGTGACCCGCCAGTGGCGGTGTTGCGCCCGCAGCGCCGCCTCGTCGTCAGGCGCGGTGTAGAGCAGCCGGCTGCCCCACGACTTGGCATAGACGATCGCGGCCCCCTCGAACGCTTCGGCCTGGTCGTGCACTACCGTCACGCGCCCGCCATGGGCGGCGGCGTCGGCCTGTGCCCGTGCCATGACGCCTTCGTCCAGCTCGAAACCCGGCGGGTGGGCCACGACGACCTCCATGCCCAGGCGGGCGGCCATCAACAGCGCCGAGTTGGGGACGGCCATCGGCAGCGGGCGCGGATGGTAGGCCCAGCTCAACACGAAGCGTCGGCCCTGCACGGCACCGCCCAGGTGCTCCAGGATGGTGGCGGCGTCGGCCAGCGCCTGACAGGGATGGTAGAAGGCCGACTCCAGGTTGATGACCGGCACCGTGGCGGCGCGGACGATCGCCCGCAGCAGCACCTCGTCGCGGTCCTGCACGTAGTCGGTCTGCGAGGCGAAGACGCGTACGCCCAGCGCATCGTAGTATTCGGAAAGCACACCGATGGCCTCGCGGATGTGCTCGGCGGCCGGGCCGTCCATGACCACGCCGTCGCGCCACTCAATCTGCCAGGTGCCCTGGCCGGCCACCAGCGTGGTGGCATGGGCGCCGAGCTGCACGGCCGCCAGCTCCATGGACGTGCGCGTGCGCAGTGAGGGATTGAAAAACAGCAGCCCGAGGCTTCGATGACGGGCCGCCTGACTCCAGGCATGTTTGCCCTGGCGATAGTGCTCCAGCGTGCGCGTCAGACAGCGTTGCCAGGTGTCGTCGTCGATATACTGCCAGTCGATCAGATGCCGGGGAGGCGGAAGTTCTTCCATCAGACCGTCGGGGTTTCTGGCTGGTTAACAAGAACCTGCAGGAACGTTTCGAGGAAGGCGTCGATGGCGTCGTCCGGCGTGTTGAGCGGCGGCATGAGCCGGATGACGTTCGGGTGGCTGGCGCTTCCGGCGAGCACGCCCTGCTCGCGCAGGCGGGCCAGCACCGGCGCCGCCGGGCGGTCCAGTTCCAGCCCGATCAGGCAGCCCCGCCCCCGCACCGCCACCACGTGGTCGGCCACGCCCTGGCGGATGCGTTCGAAGATGGCCGGTGCGCGCGCCATGAGCCCTTCGTCCCGGATCGTTTCGAGCGTGGCCGTTACGGCCGCCATGGCCAGCATGCCGCCGCCGAACGTGGTACCTTGGTCGCCCGGTTTGACGTGGGCGGCAATCTTGTCGGAAACCAGCACGGCGCCCACCGGCACGCCCGAGCCCAGACTTTTGGCCAGCGTGATCAGATCCGGGCGGATGCCGTACTGCTCCGAGATGGAGAAGGTACCGGTGCGGCCGACCCCCGTCTGCACCTCGTCGAAGATCAGGACGACGCCGTGGCGGTCGCACAAACGCCGCAGCTCCCGATAGTAATCCGCGGGTGCCTCGTAGACGCCCGCCATGCTCTGGATGGGCTCCAGGATGATGGCGGCGATGTCGTCGTGACGGTCAAGCAGACGTTCGACGGCCTCCAGGTCGCCCATCGGTACAAAATGCGTGGGTGGCAGCACCGACAGATAGGGTTTGCGGTAGCCGATGGGCTCGGTGGCGGCCAGGCTGCCCAGCGTGCGTCCGTGGAAACCACGCTCCAGCGCGATGAGGCCGGGCTTGCCCGTCCAGGCACGGGCCAGCTTGAGCGCCGTCTCGTTGGCTTCGGTGCCCGAATTGCAGAAGAACACGTGGCGCAGTCTTTCGGGTGCCATCTCGGCCAGCAGGGCGGCCGCGCGCGCCCGCACCGGACTGTAGACGACGTTCGAGTAGAACAGCAGGCGAGCGGCCTGCTCCTGAAGGGCCTGCACGACGCGCGGCGGGCAGTGCCCCAGCAGCGTGACGCAGTGGCCGCCGTAGAAGTCCAGATAACGGCGCCCTTCGGTATCCCACACGTAGCACCCTTCGCCGCGCACGAGCGCTACCGGATACTTGCGGTAGGTGGGAATCTGAAACGTGTCTTCCAGTTGAATGACTTCCTGCGTGTTCATCGTTGCTTTAATCGCAAGTCGTTCTGTTTACAGAGGGCATGCTGCGCCGATGGTTCGGGAAGCACATGAAAAAAGCCGGGTCGATTGCGGCCCGGCTCTGTACTATGCGTGCACGTCAGCAGGTGCAGGGGTAGGGAGCAGGCCGGCCGTCTGGGGCAGCCCCAGCAGCAGGTTCAGGTTCTGGACGGCCTGGCTGGCGGCACCTTTGAGCAGGTTGTCGAGCGCAAAGCCCACCACCAGGTGGCCATCGCGCACGATCCAGCCCAGGTCGCAGAACGGCGTGTGGACGGCGTAGCGCAGCTCGGGAAGCTGGTCGGGCCACAGGCGCACGAAGGGGGCCTGGCCGTAGGCGGCTTCGTACCAGCTGGCCACCTCATCGGCACCTATGCCGTCGGGCAGCGCCACGTGCACCGTGCCCCAGATACCGCGCGTCCATGGACCCGAGGCCGGTACGAACGCAATGTGCAGGCCGGTGCCGACCACCTGCTGCACCTCGGGCAGGTGCTGATGCGCCAGCACCTTGTAAGCGCGGACGTTCCCGTCGCGCTCGGGGAAGTGGGTGGTGGCTTTGGGCTTAACGCCGGAGCCGGAGGCTCCGGTCAGTGCCGTGACGGCAACCGTGGCGTCCTTGAGGTGCCGGCTCAACGGCCAGAGCGCCAGTGCCAGCCCTGTGGCAAAGCAGCCCGGATTGGCCAACAGGCGCGTGTCGGCGGCGTAGGGCGCATAGACTTCGGGCAGACCGTAGACGAACCGGCCGAGCAGCTCGGGAGCGGGGTGGTCGAACCCGAACCATGCCGGGTAGACAGCGGCTTCCCGAAAGCGAAAGTCGGCGCTCAGGTCGATGATGACGCCCGGGTAGCCGCTTTCGAGCAGATGCTGTACGGTGCGGGCACCCTGGCCGTGCTCGGCGGCAATCAGCACGGCGTCCAGCTCCGAAAGCGCCAGCGCGTCTTCCTCAACGAACGTCAGCTCGGTCTGGCCCCGGAGTGCCGGATGGGCGTGCCAGAGCGGTCGTCCCGCGAATGTGCGGCTCGTGACGGCCACCAGCTGACAGTGCGGGTGAGCCAGCAGCAGGCGGATGAGTTCGCCGCCGACGTAACCGGCACCGTGCAGGATGGCGATCCGTTTCGTTCCAGTCATTGGACTCCTTTGCCCTCAGATACGTCAGGATACGGCGACAGCTACGCCATTACCGTTGTGGTAATGGGGTAAAGGGCGGACGGCCGTCCGCACCGAGCGGGCAACAAGTTGCCCGAGCGCTTCGGCGTCCTGACGGGCGTTGAGCGCCGGGATGCCCATGGCGTGCTGGATGTACCGCTTGCCGACGGCGTTGTCGGTGACCGGACCGGTGATGACCGTGATCTGTGCGTGATAGCGCGTCCGGAAGAGCTGGTCGGCGGCCCAGGCCCCGGCCAGGTCGGTAGCGGCCACCACATGCGCCCGCGTAAAGCGCTGCAATTCTTTGTCGAGCAGCAGCTCATCGACGCCGTAGTAGCCGATGAATCCGTCGCCGAGTTCGACGACGATCACATCCGGCGCGAACGTGTTCAGGTGGGCGATGAGCCCTTTGGCCAGCGGTGCCATTTCCTTGTTGGTGGAGGAGACGACGCCCGCGTCGATGAACGTGACGCTGGCGATGGCGCCATTTTCTTCCATGAGTCGGGCATCGCGCAGCAGCGCCGCGCCGGTGAGCTTGCCTGCGGCCACGCGCAGGCCGTGTTCGCTCAGGTAGCGGATGATCTGGGCAGCGGCGAACGTCTTGCCCGTGTTCATCGAGGTGCCGCTGACCATGACCAGCGGGGCCGAGTGCGTGAGCGAAAAGACCGGCTCCAGCGCATGGTCCTGCACGCGGGCGTGCCGCTTCTGGCCGTCCACGTCCACCACGACGGCGCCCAGCACCTCCACGCGCAGCGCCGGACCCAGGTCCGGGTGGTCCGAGGTGCACTGGCCCAGGATGCCGCCCATGTTCAGGATGTGTAGCACGTCGCCCACCTGGATGCGACGAGGGATGCGGCCGCTGTACCCTTTGAGCGCCTGGCGTTCACCCAGGGCCCCCACGATCAGATCGCCCCGGCGGATCGTCTGGAACGTACCGTCGGTGCATTCCAGCTGGTTGTACGTGGTTTTTTCTTCGAGCGCCCGTACCACCAGGCAGTAGCCTTCTTCGGCCACGATGTACGAGGTGATCTCGAGCTCGTGGGAGAGCCGGCACGGGGCGGTGCTCGATCCGATCTTGTCGACGGTCAGTTGCTGGTACATGGCTCCAGGTGTTTTGGGTTAAGCGGCCGTCTGGTTGGTTTCGTAGGAAGAAGCCGACTGGCGGGCCCGGGCAGCCAGCAGGGCCTGCACGCCGTAGATGCGTGTAAAGCCCTGCGCGTCGCGCCCGTCCCAGAGCCGGTTCTGTTCGCCGTAGGTGGCAATCTTCGAATTAAACAGGGAATAGGGACTGTCGCAGCCGAGCACGTCGATGTGGCCCTTGAAGAGCCGCACGCGCACGGTGCCCGTCACGGTCTGCTGGGAGGAATCCAGAAACGCCTCGATGTCGCGCATGACCGGGTCGAAGTACTGGCCTTCGTGCAGCAGCATGCCGTAGAAGTCGGCCAGGTGGTCTTTCTGATACCGCTGCCAGCGCGTCAGCACGATCTTTTCCAGTTCCCGGTGCGCGGTGATCAGGATCAGGGCGGCGGGTGCTTCGAAGCCCACGCGGCCCTTGATGCCCAGGATCGTATCGCCTACGTGGATGCCCCGGCCCACACCGTGGGCTGCACCGAGCTGGTTGAGGCGTTCGATCAGCGTGACCGGGTCCATCGCCTCGCCGTCGAGGGCGGTCGGGATGCCTTGCTCGAAGGCGATCGTCAGCTCCAGCGGCGTGTCGGGTGCCTGCGCCGGCGGGACCGTGTCGGGGTAGGCGTCGTCGGGCAGCGGCTCGGTGGTCGTGTGCGTCTCGCGCCCGCCGATCGTCGTGCCCCAGAGGCCCCGGTTGATCGAATAAGCCGTTTTCTTTTCCGGCACCTCGATGCCCCGTTCTTTCAGGTAGGCCGTGGCGGCCTCACGGCTGAGACCCAGCTCCCGGATTGGCGTCAGGATCTCCAGGTCGTCGGCCAGGATGCGTAGTGCCACGTCGAAGCGGACCTGGTCGTTGCCGGCGCCCGTCGAACCGTGCGCAATGGCCCGGGCACCGAGCTGGCGCGCCACCTCTACTACCTTGCGGGCCTGTACGATGCGCTCCGGACCCACGCAGAGCGGATAGACGCCGCCACGCAGCACGTTGCCCTTGATCAGGTAGCTCAGATGATCCCGAAACAGGTCGTGGCGGCCGTCGATCGTGAAGTGGCCGGCCGCGCCGAGCTTCTGCGAAAGCGCCTCGATCTCGGCGATGGCCGCTTCGGTCAGGCCGCCCGTGTTGACGGTGACCGTGTAGACCGGTTCGCCGTACGTTTCCCGCAGGTAGGGGACGCAGAACGAAGTATCCAGACCGCCGCTGAATGCCAGAACGATGGACATCGTGTTCGCTTCGTTGGACTACAGGGTGAAAAAGAAAGGCGCCGGCTCCTCAACGGAACCGGCGCCCTGTCTATTTTCGATCGTTCAGTTTAACACGTTACCAGACTGCCACAGGACAGGATGCGCCGGTTCCACCCCCGCGGGGGCGACGGGGACGTCGCACAGGTCGGATGGGTCGAACCGGCTGCATCATATGGAATGTCTGCGGCAGCATGATGGCTGCAAGGATACGACAAAATATCGCCCCTGTCAAGAGGGTGCACGTTTTCTTAACCGAAAGCGCTGCTTTGTTCCCCATCGCCATTTGAGGCCGGCCGCATCCAGGTGGCGCGTTCGAACGCCTTGGCCTCGTCGATAAAGAGCTGGCGGTGCGGGAAGGGAATCTCGATGTCGGCCTTGCGCAGCGCCTCA contains these protein-coding regions:
- a CDS encoding argininosuccinate synthase; its protein translation is MSIVLAFSGGLDTSFCVPYLRETYGEPVYTVTVNTGGLTEAAIAEIEALSQKLGAAGHFTIDGRHDLFRDHLSYLIKGNVLRGGVYPLCVGPERIVQARKVVEVARQLGARAIAHGSTGAGNDQVRFDVALRILADDLEILTPIRELGLSREAATAYLKERGIEVPEKKTAYSINRGLWGTTIGGRETHTTTEPLPDDAYPDTVPPAQAPDTPLELTIAFEQGIPTALDGEAMDPVTLIERLNQLGAAHGVGRGIHVGDTILGIKGRVGFEAPAALILITAHRELEKIVLTRWQRYQKDHLADFYGMLLHEGQYFDPVMRDIEAFLDSSQQTVTGTVRVRLFKGHIDVLGCDSPYSLFNSKIATYGEQNRLWDGRDAQGFTRIYGVQALLAARARQSASSYETNQTAA